CGCCTTGCCAcagaccaggcagcggtgcggtTTAAAGCCCGTGTGGATCTTCAGGTGTTCTTTGAGGTGGGCCTGGGTGGTAAAGGTTTTGGGGCACACCTCGCAAGCGAACGGACGGTGGGCCAGGTGGGACTTGTCTTTCTTGGGGCCGTCTCCGCCTGGTTTCATTCCCGGGTGGATGCCGTCAGAGCGGTGGCCGTACAGCAGGTAGTCTAACTTCATATcgctggaggaggaggaagaggaggtccaGCCGTGGGCGCTGTGGGGATCTTTAGACATGTTGCCGCCGAAGTGAGGAGGGACACCATGAGGTCCCCCGGAGCCCAtggcctccatccctccatcgtaGAAGCTGTTCTTTCTCACCTCCTCCATTGCCAGCTCTTTCAAAATGGCATCCTGGGCTCTCATACCGTCCCCTGGCGCCTGGTTCTCACGACTCGGCTTCATGTTGGGCTCACGTTTCTGTGAACACAGGTTGTCGAGAAAGGCGATCCCCAGGACCTGTCCGGATGACATCATGAGGTTGATATCCTTTTTGCGGACGGCGAGCCTGGCGGTGTACATGTAATTGAGGACCTCCTCGAAGATGTCTGAACGGATGAAGTCGAGCTCCACGATGGAGTTGTCCACATCGTTCTGTTTTTTAAACAGTTTCTTGAAGTAGATGCTGCAGGCGGCCAGGACACAGCGGTGTGCTCTGAACTCGACGTTTTCCACCACAACCACAACGTCGCAGTGATCTCCTTCCATCCTCTGCTGGTTCAACATCTTCAAGAAGCTGGTCTTGTGATCGTAGTCGATGTATTTCAGgaattcacccatgactgcaggTTTATTTTGGGTTATTTATCTgttggaagaaaaataaaaaagtcaAAGTGTTCAAA
Above is a window of Salmo salar chromosome ssa03, Ssal_v3.1, whole genome shotgun sequence DNA encoding:
- the LOC106596749 gene encoding zinc finger and BTB domain-containing protein 14, which encodes MGEFLKYIDYDHKTSFLKMLNQQRMEGDHCDVVVVVENVEFRAHRCVLAACSIYFKKLFKKQNDVDNSIVELDFIRSDIFEEVLNYMYTARLAVRKKDINLMMSSGQVLGIAFLDNLCSQKREPNMKPSRENQAPGDGMRAQDAILKELAMEEVRKNSFYDGGMEAMGSGGPHGVPPHFGGNMSKDPHSAHGWTSSSSSSSDMKLDYLLYGHRSDGIHPGMKPGGDGPKKDKSHLAHRPFACEVCPKTFTTQAHLKEHLKIHTGFKPHRCLVCGKAFIRGPDLKRHERVHSNERPFGCQMCEKAFKHKSHLRDHERQHRGERPFNCGSCEKAFIKASDLKRHWNTMHSQRRTLSPAAATPGSIQGDADTQSQRDWKLEAGPHS